One window from the genome of Oryctolagus cuniculus chromosome 1, mOryCun1.1, whole genome shotgun sequence encodes:
- the LOC100356929 gene encoding transmembrane protein 25 isoform X10 encodes MPGSWRVNSWRNCWARQLPPGSQRGSPLLSAVRGPGRAMALPPGPAALLHSLLLVPGLLSSGQGELAPQIDGQTWAERALRENERHSFTCRVAGGPGTPQLAWYLDGQLQEASTSRLLSVGGEAFSGGTSTFTVTAQRAQHELNCSLQDPGSGRPANASVILNVQFKPEITQVGAKYPENEGSGLLVVLFALVRANPPANVTWIDQDGPVTVNTSDFLVLDAQNYPWLTNHTVQLQLRSLPHNLSVVASNDVGVTSASLPAPGLLATRVEVPLLGIVVAGGLALGTLVGFSTLVACLVCRKEKTKGPSRRPSLISSDSNNLKLNNVRLPRENMSLPSNLQLNDLTPDCRGKPADQQMAQNSSRPELLDPEPGGLLTSRGFIRLPMLGYIYRVSSVSSDEIWL; translated from the exons ATGCCTGGTTCCTGGAGAGTGAATTCCTGGAGGAACTGCTGGGCCCGTCAGCTCCCACCTGGCTCACAGCGCGGCTCGCCCCTTCTCTCAGCAGTCCGGGGCCCTGGCAGGGCCATGGCGctgcccccaggcccagctgccctcctgcACTCACTGCTGCTCGTGCCGGGCCTCCTGAGCTCAG GTCAGGGGGAGTTGGCACCACAGATCGATGGTCAGACCTGGGCGGAGCGGGCACTTCGGGAGAATGAGCGCCACTCCTTCACCTgccgggtggcagggggccctggCACCCCCCAGCTGGCTTGGTACCTGGATGGGCAGCTGCAGGAGGCCAGCACGTCAAGGCTGCTGAGCGTGGGTGGGGAGGCCTTCTCCGGAGGGACCAGCACTTTCACTGTCACTGCCCAGCGGGCCCAGCACGAGCTCAACTGCTCCCTGCAGGACCCAGGCAGCGGCCGGCCAGCCAACGCCTCTGTCATCCTCAACGTGCAGT TTAAGCCAGAGATCACCCAGGTTGGGGCCAAGTACCCGGAAAATGAGGGCTCAGGCCTCTTAGTTGTCCTGTTTGCCCTGGTGCGTGCCAACCCACCTGCCAATGTCACCTGGATCGACCAGGATGGGCCGGTGACTGTCAACACCTCCGACTTCCTGGTGCTAGACGCCCAGAACTACCCCTGGCTCACCAACCACACCGTGCAGCTGCAGCTCCGCAGCCTGCCGCACAACCTCTCGGTGGTGGCCAGCAACGATGTGGGAGTCACCAGTGCCTCGCTCCCGGCGCCCG ggctcctggccaCCCGGGTGGAAGTGCCACTGCTGGGCATCGTCGTGGCTGGGGGGCTTGCCCTGGGCACCCTAGTGGGGTTCAGCACCTTGGTGGCGTGCCTGGTCTGCAGGAAAGAGAAGACCAAAG GCCCCTCCCGGCGCCCATCTCTGATCTCTAG TGACTCCAACAACCTGAAACTCAACAACGTGCGCCTGCCGCGGGAGAACATGTCCCTCCCGTCCAACCTGCAGCTCAACGACCTCACTCCGGATTGCAGAG GGAAACCAGCAGACCAGCAGATGGCTCAGAATAGCAGCCGGCCAGAGCTTCTGGACCCAGAGCCCGGCGGCCTCCTCACCAGCCGAG gcttcaTCCGCCTCCCAATGCTGGGCTACATCTATCGAGTGTCCAGCGTGAGCAGCGATGAGATCTGGCTCTGA
- the LOC100356929 gene encoding uncharacterized protein isoform X16, producing the protein MPGSWRVNSWRNCWARQLPPGSQRGSPLLSAVRGPGRAMALPPGPAALLHSLLLVPGLLSSGWAGDCQHLRLPGARRPELPLAHQPHRAAAAPQPAAQPLGGGQQRCGSHQCLAPGARAPGHPGGSATAGHRRGWGACPGHPSGVQHLGGVPGLQEREDQSDSNNLKLNNVRLPRENMSLPSNLQLNDLTPDCRAGKPADQQMAQNSSRPELLDPEPGGLLTSREVLLPRASAVRAVHLLLGQGEVLRTSDQQRRGGTFPTRKTASIKAESEENSQALFGVWQAAGFCGPHLGTVDVRVLGWRQSSQMENLKSHAADLRLVALHLLTYLLPSEEPKR; encoded by the exons ATGCCTGGTTCCTGGAGAGTGAATTCCTGGAGGAACTGCTGGGCCCGTCAGCTCCCACCTGGCTCACAGCGCGGCTCGCCCCTTCTCTCAGCAGTCCGGGGCCCTGGCAGGGCCATGGCGctgcccccaggcccagctgccctcctgcACTCACTGCTGCTCGTGCCGGGCCTCCTGAGCTCAG GATGGGCCGGTGACTGTCAACACCTCCGACTTCCTGGTGCTAGACGCCCAGAACTACCCCTGGCTCACCAACCACACCGTGCAGCTGCAGCTCCGCAGCCTGCCGCACAACCTCTCGGTGGTGGCCAGCAACGATGTGGGAGTCACCAGTGCCTCGCTCCCGGCGCCCG ggctcctggccaCCCGGGTGGAAGTGCCACTGCTGGGCATCGTCGTGGCTGGGGGGCTTGCCCTGGGCACCCTAGTGGGGTTCAGCACCTTGGTGGCGTGCCTGGTCTGCAGGAAAGAGAAGACCAAAG TGACTCCAACAACCTGAAACTCAACAACGTGCGCCTGCCGCGGGAGAACATGTCCCTCCCGTCCAACCTGCAGCTCAACGACCTCACTCCGGATTGCAGAG CAGGGAAACCAGCAGACCAGCAGATGGCTCAGAATAGCAGCCGGCCAGAGCTTCTGGACCCAGAGCCCGGCGGCCTCCTCACCAGCCGAG AGGTGCTCCTGCCCAGAGCCTCCGCGGTCAGAGCTGTCCATCTTCTGTTGGGGCAAGGAG AAGTGTTAAGGACCTCGGATCAGCAGAGACGGGGAGGGACATTTCCAACACGAAAAACAGCCTCCATAAAGGCTGAGTCAGAAGAGAACTCCCAAGCCCTGTTTGGAGTGTGGCAAGCAGCTGGGTTTTGCGGTCCACATCTGGGAACTGTGGACGTGAGGGTCTTGGGGTGGAGACAGAGCAGCCAAATGGAAAATCTAAAGAGCCACGCTGCAGATTTACGCTTGGTGGCACTTCATCTTCTCACGTATCTGTTACCCTCGGAAGAGCCGAAGAGGTGA
- the LOC100356929 gene encoding transmembrane protein 25 isoform X5: MALPPGPAALLHSLLLVPGLLSSGQGELAPQIDGQTWAERALRENERHSFTCRVAGGPGTPQLAWYLDGQLQEASTSRLLSVGGEAFSGGTSTFTVTAQRAQHELNCSLQDPGSGRPANASVILNVQFKPEITQVGAKYPENEGSGLLVVLFALVRANPPANVTWIDQDGPVTVNTSDFLVLDAQNYPWLTNHTVQLQLRSLPHNLSVVASNDVGVTSASLPAPGEHCQQLAQRSLRAPGHPGGSATAGHRRGWGACPGHPSGVQHLGGVPGLQEREDQSDSNNLKLNNVRLPRENMSLPSNLQLNDLTPDCRAGKPADQQMAQNSSRPELLDPEPGGLLTSREVLLPRASAVRAVHLLLGQGEVLRTSDQQRRGGTFPTRKTASIKAESEENSQALFGVWQAAGFCGPHLGTVDVRVLGWRQSSQMENLKSHAADLRLVALHLLTYLLPSEEPKR, translated from the exons ATGGCGctgcccccaggcccagctgccctcctgcACTCACTGCTGCTCGTGCCGGGCCTCCTGAGCTCAG GTCAGGGGGAGTTGGCACCACAGATCGATGGTCAGACCTGGGCGGAGCGGGCACTTCGGGAGAATGAGCGCCACTCCTTCACCTgccgggtggcagggggccctggCACCCCCCAGCTGGCTTGGTACCTGGATGGGCAGCTGCAGGAGGCCAGCACGTCAAGGCTGCTGAGCGTGGGTGGGGAGGCCTTCTCCGGAGGGACCAGCACTTTCACTGTCACTGCCCAGCGGGCCCAGCACGAGCTCAACTGCTCCCTGCAGGACCCAGGCAGCGGCCGGCCAGCCAACGCCTCTGTCATCCTCAACGTGCAGT TTAAGCCAGAGATCACCCAGGTTGGGGCCAAGTACCCGGAAAATGAGGGCTCAGGCCTCTTAGTTGTCCTGTTTGCCCTGGTGCGTGCCAACCCACCTGCCAATGTCACCTGGATCGACCAGGATGGGCCGGTGACTGTCAACACCTCCGACTTCCTGGTGCTAGACGCCCAGAACTACCCCTGGCTCACCAACCACACCGTGCAGCTGCAGCTCCGCAGCCTGCCGCACAACCTCTCGGTGGTGGCCAGCAACGATGTGGGAGTCACCAGTGCCTCGCTCCCGGCGCCCGGTGAGCATTGCCAGCAACTGGCCCAGCGTAGCCTCAG ggctcctggccaCCCGGGTGGAAGTGCCACTGCTGGGCATCGTCGTGGCTGGGGGGCTTGCCCTGGGCACCCTAGTGGGGTTCAGCACCTTGGTGGCGTGCCTGGTCTGCAGGAAAGAGAAGACCAAAG TGACTCCAACAACCTGAAACTCAACAACGTGCGCCTGCCGCGGGAGAACATGTCCCTCCCGTCCAACCTGCAGCTCAACGACCTCACTCCGGATTGCAGAG CAGGGAAACCAGCAGACCAGCAGATGGCTCAGAATAGCAGCCGGCCAGAGCTTCTGGACCCAGAGCCCGGCGGCCTCCTCACCAGCCGAG AGGTGCTCCTGCCCAGAGCCTCCGCGGTCAGAGCTGTCCATCTTCTGTTGGGGCAAGGAG AAGTGTTAAGGACCTCGGATCAGCAGAGACGGGGAGGGACATTTCCAACACGAAAAACAGCCTCCATAAAGGCTGAGTCAGAAGAGAACTCCCAAGCCCTGTTTGGAGTGTGGCAAGCAGCTGGGTTTTGCGGTCCACATCTGGGAACTGTGGACGTGAGGGTCTTGGGGTGGAGACAGAGCAGCCAAATGGAAAATCTAAAGAGCCACGCTGCAGATTTACGCTTGGTGGCACTTCATCTTCTCACGTATCTGTTACCCTCGGAAGAGCCGAAGAGGTGA
- the LOC100356929 gene encoding transmembrane protein 25 isoform X6 — MALPPGPAALLHSLLLVPGLLSSGQGELAPQIDGQTWAERALRENERHSFTCRVAGGPGTPQLAWYLDGQLQEASTSRLLSVGGEAFSGGTSTFTVTAQRAQHELNCSLQDPGSGRPANASVILNVQFKPEITQVGAKYPENEGSGLLVVLFALVRANPPANVTWIDQDGPVTVNTSDFLVLDAQNYPWLTNHTVQLQLRSLPHNLSVVASNDVGVTSASLPAPGLLATRVEVPLLGIVVAGGLALGTLVGFSTLVACLVCRKEKTKGPSRRPSLISSDSNNLKLNNVRLPRENMSLPSNLQLNDLTPDCRAGKPADQQMAQNSSRPELLDPEPGGLLTSREVLLPRASAVRAVHLLLGQGEVLRTSDQQRRGGTFPTRKTASIKAESEENSQALFGVWQAAGFCGPHLGTVDVRVLGWRQSSQMENLKSHAADLRLVALHLLTYLLPSEEPKR, encoded by the exons ATGGCGctgcccccaggcccagctgccctcctgcACTCACTGCTGCTCGTGCCGGGCCTCCTGAGCTCAG GTCAGGGGGAGTTGGCACCACAGATCGATGGTCAGACCTGGGCGGAGCGGGCACTTCGGGAGAATGAGCGCCACTCCTTCACCTgccgggtggcagggggccctggCACCCCCCAGCTGGCTTGGTACCTGGATGGGCAGCTGCAGGAGGCCAGCACGTCAAGGCTGCTGAGCGTGGGTGGGGAGGCCTTCTCCGGAGGGACCAGCACTTTCACTGTCACTGCCCAGCGGGCCCAGCACGAGCTCAACTGCTCCCTGCAGGACCCAGGCAGCGGCCGGCCAGCCAACGCCTCTGTCATCCTCAACGTGCAGT TTAAGCCAGAGATCACCCAGGTTGGGGCCAAGTACCCGGAAAATGAGGGCTCAGGCCTCTTAGTTGTCCTGTTTGCCCTGGTGCGTGCCAACCCACCTGCCAATGTCACCTGGATCGACCAGGATGGGCCGGTGACTGTCAACACCTCCGACTTCCTGGTGCTAGACGCCCAGAACTACCCCTGGCTCACCAACCACACCGTGCAGCTGCAGCTCCGCAGCCTGCCGCACAACCTCTCGGTGGTGGCCAGCAACGATGTGGGAGTCACCAGTGCCTCGCTCCCGGCGCCCG ggctcctggccaCCCGGGTGGAAGTGCCACTGCTGGGCATCGTCGTGGCTGGGGGGCTTGCCCTGGGCACCCTAGTGGGGTTCAGCACCTTGGTGGCGTGCCTGGTCTGCAGGAAAGAGAAGACCAAAG GCCCCTCCCGGCGCCCATCTCTGATCTCTAG TGACTCCAACAACCTGAAACTCAACAACGTGCGCCTGCCGCGGGAGAACATGTCCCTCCCGTCCAACCTGCAGCTCAACGACCTCACTCCGGATTGCAGAG CAGGGAAACCAGCAGACCAGCAGATGGCTCAGAATAGCAGCCGGCCAGAGCTTCTGGACCCAGAGCCCGGCGGCCTCCTCACCAGCCGAG AGGTGCTCCTGCCCAGAGCCTCCGCGGTCAGAGCTGTCCATCTTCTGTTGGGGCAAGGAG AAGTGTTAAGGACCTCGGATCAGCAGAGACGGGGAGGGACATTTCCAACACGAAAAACAGCCTCCATAAAGGCTGAGTCAGAAGAGAACTCCCAAGCCCTGTTTGGAGTGTGGCAAGCAGCTGGGTTTTGCGGTCCACATCTGGGAACTGTGGACGTGAGGGTCTTGGGGTGGAGACAGAGCAGCCAAATGGAAAATCTAAAGAGCCACGCTGCAGATTTACGCTTGGTGGCACTTCATCTTCTCACGTATCTGTTACCCTCGGAAGAGCCGAAGAGGTGA
- the LOC100356929 gene encoding transmembrane protein 25 isoform X13 translates to MALPPGPAALLHSLLLVPGLLSSVKPEITQVGAKYPENEGSGLLVVLFALVRANPPANVTWIDQDGPVTVNTSDFLVLDAQNYPWLTNHTVQLQLRSLPHNLSVVASNDVGVTSASLPAPGEHCQQLAQRSLRAPGHPGGSATAGHRRGWGACPGHPSGVQHLGGVPGLQEREDQSDSNNLKLNNVRLPRENMSLPSNLQLNDLTPDCRAGKPADQQMAQNSSRPELLDPEPGGLLTSREVLLPRASAVRAVHLLLGQGEVLRTSDQQRRGGTFPTRKTASIKAESEENSQALFGVWQAAGFCGPHLGTVDVRVLGWRQSSQMENLKSHAADLRLVALHLLTYLLPSEEPKR, encoded by the exons ATGGCGctgcccccaggcccagctgccctcctgcACTCACTGCTGCTCGTGCCGGGCCTCCTGAGCTCAG TTAAGCCAGAGATCACCCAGGTTGGGGCCAAGTACCCGGAAAATGAGGGCTCAGGCCTCTTAGTTGTCCTGTTTGCCCTGGTGCGTGCCAACCCACCTGCCAATGTCACCTGGATCGACCAGGATGGGCCGGTGACTGTCAACACCTCCGACTTCCTGGTGCTAGACGCCCAGAACTACCCCTGGCTCACCAACCACACCGTGCAGCTGCAGCTCCGCAGCCTGCCGCACAACCTCTCGGTGGTGGCCAGCAACGATGTGGGAGTCACCAGTGCCTCGCTCCCGGCGCCCGGTGAGCATTGCCAGCAACTGGCCCAGCGTAGCCTCAG ggctcctggccaCCCGGGTGGAAGTGCCACTGCTGGGCATCGTCGTGGCTGGGGGGCTTGCCCTGGGCACCCTAGTGGGGTTCAGCACCTTGGTGGCGTGCCTGGTCTGCAGGAAAGAGAAGACCAAAG TGACTCCAACAACCTGAAACTCAACAACGTGCGCCTGCCGCGGGAGAACATGTCCCTCCCGTCCAACCTGCAGCTCAACGACCTCACTCCGGATTGCAGAG CAGGGAAACCAGCAGACCAGCAGATGGCTCAGAATAGCAGCCGGCCAGAGCTTCTGGACCCAGAGCCCGGCGGCCTCCTCACCAGCCGAG AGGTGCTCCTGCCCAGAGCCTCCGCGGTCAGAGCTGTCCATCTTCTGTTGGGGCAAGGAG AAGTGTTAAGGACCTCGGATCAGCAGAGACGGGGAGGGACATTTCCAACACGAAAAACAGCCTCCATAAAGGCTGAGTCAGAAGAGAACTCCCAAGCCCTGTTTGGAGTGTGGCAAGCAGCTGGGTTTTGCGGTCCACATCTGGGAACTGTGGACGTGAGGGTCTTGGGGTGGAGACAGAGCAGCCAAATGGAAAATCTAAAGAGCCACGCTGCAGATTTACGCTTGGTGGCACTTCATCTTCTCACGTATCTGTTACCCTCGGAAGAGCCGAAGAGGTGA
- the LOC100356929 gene encoding uncharacterized protein isoform X18 — protein sequence MALPPGPAALLHSLLLVPGLLSSGWAGDCQHLRLPGARRPELPLAHQPHRAAAAPQPAAQPLGGGQQRCGSHQCLAPGARAPGHPGGSATAGHRRGWGACPGHPSGVQHLGGVPGLQEREDQSDSNNLKLNNVRLPRENMSLPSNLQLNDLTPDCRGKPADQQMAQNSSRPELLDPEPGGLLTSREVLLPRASAVRAVHLLLGQGEVLRTSDQQRRGGTFPTRKTASIKAESEENSQALFGVWQAAGFCGPHLGTVDVRVLGWRQSSQMENLKSHAADLRLVALHLLTYLLPSEEPKR from the exons ATGGCGctgcccccaggcccagctgccctcctgcACTCACTGCTGCTCGTGCCGGGCCTCCTGAGCTCAG GATGGGCCGGTGACTGTCAACACCTCCGACTTCCTGGTGCTAGACGCCCAGAACTACCCCTGGCTCACCAACCACACCGTGCAGCTGCAGCTCCGCAGCCTGCCGCACAACCTCTCGGTGGTGGCCAGCAACGATGTGGGAGTCACCAGTGCCTCGCTCCCGGCGCCCG ggctcctggccaCCCGGGTGGAAGTGCCACTGCTGGGCATCGTCGTGGCTGGGGGGCTTGCCCTGGGCACCCTAGTGGGGTTCAGCACCTTGGTGGCGTGCCTGGTCTGCAGGAAAGAGAAGACCAAAG TGACTCCAACAACCTGAAACTCAACAACGTGCGCCTGCCGCGGGAGAACATGTCCCTCCCGTCCAACCTGCAGCTCAACGACCTCACTCCGGATTGCAGAG GGAAACCAGCAGACCAGCAGATGGCTCAGAATAGCAGCCGGCCAGAGCTTCTGGACCCAGAGCCCGGCGGCCTCCTCACCAGCCGAG AGGTGCTCCTGCCCAGAGCCTCCGCGGTCAGAGCTGTCCATCTTCTGTTGGGGCAAGGAG AAGTGTTAAGGACCTCGGATCAGCAGAGACGGGGAGGGACATTTCCAACACGAAAAACAGCCTCCATAAAGGCTGAGTCAGAAGAGAACTCCCAAGCCCTGTTTGGAGTGTGGCAAGCAGCTGGGTTTTGCGGTCCACATCTGGGAACTGTGGACGTGAGGGTCTTGGGGTGGAGACAGAGCAGCCAAATGGAAAATCTAAAGAGCCACGCTGCAGATTTACGCTTGGTGGCACTTCATCTTCTCACGTATCTGTTACCCTCGGAAGAGCCGAAGAGGTGA
- the LOC100356929 gene encoding uncharacterized protein isoform X17, with product MALPPGPAALLHSLLLVPGLLSSGWAGDCQHLRLPGARRPELPLAHQPHRAAAAPQPAAQPLGGGQQRCGSHQCLAPGARAPGHPGGSATAGHRRGWGACPGHPSGVQHLGGVPGLQEREDQSDSNNLKLNNVRLPRENMSLPSNLQLNDLTPDCRAGKPADQQMAQNSSRPELLDPEPGGLLTSREVLLPRASAVRAVHLLLGQGEVLRTSDQQRRGGTFPTRKTASIKAESEENSQALFGVWQAAGFCGPHLGTVDVRVLGWRQSSQMENLKSHAADLRLVALHLLTYLLPSEEPKR from the exons ATGGCGctgcccccaggcccagctgccctcctgcACTCACTGCTGCTCGTGCCGGGCCTCCTGAGCTCAG GATGGGCCGGTGACTGTCAACACCTCCGACTTCCTGGTGCTAGACGCCCAGAACTACCCCTGGCTCACCAACCACACCGTGCAGCTGCAGCTCCGCAGCCTGCCGCACAACCTCTCGGTGGTGGCCAGCAACGATGTGGGAGTCACCAGTGCCTCGCTCCCGGCGCCCG ggctcctggccaCCCGGGTGGAAGTGCCACTGCTGGGCATCGTCGTGGCTGGGGGGCTTGCCCTGGGCACCCTAGTGGGGTTCAGCACCTTGGTGGCGTGCCTGGTCTGCAGGAAAGAGAAGACCAAAG TGACTCCAACAACCTGAAACTCAACAACGTGCGCCTGCCGCGGGAGAACATGTCCCTCCCGTCCAACCTGCAGCTCAACGACCTCACTCCGGATTGCAGAG CAGGGAAACCAGCAGACCAGCAGATGGCTCAGAATAGCAGCCGGCCAGAGCTTCTGGACCCAGAGCCCGGCGGCCTCCTCACCAGCCGAG AGGTGCTCCTGCCCAGAGCCTCCGCGGTCAGAGCTGTCCATCTTCTGTTGGGGCAAGGAG AAGTGTTAAGGACCTCGGATCAGCAGAGACGGGGAGGGACATTTCCAACACGAAAAACAGCCTCCATAAAGGCTGAGTCAGAAGAGAACTCCCAAGCCCTGTTTGGAGTGTGGCAAGCAGCTGGGTTTTGCGGTCCACATCTGGGAACTGTGGACGTGAGGGTCTTGGGGTGGAGACAGAGCAGCCAAATGGAAAATCTAAAGAGCCACGCTGCAGATTTACGCTTGGTGGCACTTCATCTTCTCACGTATCTGTTACCCTCGGAAGAGCCGAAGAGGTGA
- the LOC100356929 gene encoding transmembrane protein 25 isoform X12 translates to MALPPGPAALLHSLLLVPGLLSSGQGELAPQIDGQTWAERALRENERHSFTCRVAGGPGTPQLAWYLDGQLQEASTSRLLSVGGEAFSGGTSTFTVTAQRAQHELNCSLQDPGSGRPANASVILNVQFKPEITQVGAKYPENEGSGLLVVLFALVRANPPANVTWIDQDGPVTVNTSDFLVLDAQNYPWLTNHTVQLQLRSLPHNLSVVASNDVGVTSASLPAPGLLATRVEVPLLGIVVAGGLALGTLVGFSTLVACLVCRKEKTKGPSRRPSLISSDSNNLKLNNVRLPRENMSLPSNLQLNDLTPDCRAGKPADQQMAQNSSRPELLDPEPGGLLTSRGFIRLPMLGYIYRVSSVSSDEIWL, encoded by the exons ATGGCGctgcccccaggcccagctgccctcctgcACTCACTGCTGCTCGTGCCGGGCCTCCTGAGCTCAG GTCAGGGGGAGTTGGCACCACAGATCGATGGTCAGACCTGGGCGGAGCGGGCACTTCGGGAGAATGAGCGCCACTCCTTCACCTgccgggtggcagggggccctggCACCCCCCAGCTGGCTTGGTACCTGGATGGGCAGCTGCAGGAGGCCAGCACGTCAAGGCTGCTGAGCGTGGGTGGGGAGGCCTTCTCCGGAGGGACCAGCACTTTCACTGTCACTGCCCAGCGGGCCCAGCACGAGCTCAACTGCTCCCTGCAGGACCCAGGCAGCGGCCGGCCAGCCAACGCCTCTGTCATCCTCAACGTGCAGT TTAAGCCAGAGATCACCCAGGTTGGGGCCAAGTACCCGGAAAATGAGGGCTCAGGCCTCTTAGTTGTCCTGTTTGCCCTGGTGCGTGCCAACCCACCTGCCAATGTCACCTGGATCGACCAGGATGGGCCGGTGACTGTCAACACCTCCGACTTCCTGGTGCTAGACGCCCAGAACTACCCCTGGCTCACCAACCACACCGTGCAGCTGCAGCTCCGCAGCCTGCCGCACAACCTCTCGGTGGTGGCCAGCAACGATGTGGGAGTCACCAGTGCCTCGCTCCCGGCGCCCG ggctcctggccaCCCGGGTGGAAGTGCCACTGCTGGGCATCGTCGTGGCTGGGGGGCTTGCCCTGGGCACCCTAGTGGGGTTCAGCACCTTGGTGGCGTGCCTGGTCTGCAGGAAAGAGAAGACCAAAG GCCCCTCCCGGCGCCCATCTCTGATCTCTAG TGACTCCAACAACCTGAAACTCAACAACGTGCGCCTGCCGCGGGAGAACATGTCCCTCCCGTCCAACCTGCAGCTCAACGACCTCACTCCGGATTGCAGAG CAGGGAAACCAGCAGACCAGCAGATGGCTCAGAATAGCAGCCGGCCAGAGCTTCTGGACCCAGAGCCCGGCGGCCTCCTCACCAGCCGAG gcttcaTCCGCCTCCCAATGCTGGGCTACATCTATCGAGTGTCCAGCGTGAGCAGCGATGAGATCTGGCTCTGA
- the LOC100356929 gene encoding transmembrane protein 25 isoform X14: MALPPGPAALLHSLLLVPGLLSSVKPEITQVGAKYPENEGSGLLVVLFALVRANPPANVTWIDQDGPVTVNTSDFLVLDAQNYPWLTNHTVQLQLRSLPHNLSVVASNDVGVTSASLPAPGLLATRVEVPLLGIVVAGGLALGTLVGFSTLVACLVCRKEKTKGPSRRPSLISSDSNNLKLNNVRLPRENMSLPSNLQLNDLTPDCRAGKPADQQMAQNSSRPELLDPEPGGLLTSREVLLPRASAVRAVHLLLGQGEVLRTSDQQRRGGTFPTRKTASIKAESEENSQALFGVWQAAGFCGPHLGTVDVRVLGWRQSSQMENLKSHAADLRLVALHLLTYLLPSEEPKR, translated from the exons ATGGCGctgcccccaggcccagctgccctcctgcACTCACTGCTGCTCGTGCCGGGCCTCCTGAGCTCAG TTAAGCCAGAGATCACCCAGGTTGGGGCCAAGTACCCGGAAAATGAGGGCTCAGGCCTCTTAGTTGTCCTGTTTGCCCTGGTGCGTGCCAACCCACCTGCCAATGTCACCTGGATCGACCAGGATGGGCCGGTGACTGTCAACACCTCCGACTTCCTGGTGCTAGACGCCCAGAACTACCCCTGGCTCACCAACCACACCGTGCAGCTGCAGCTCCGCAGCCTGCCGCACAACCTCTCGGTGGTGGCCAGCAACGATGTGGGAGTCACCAGTGCCTCGCTCCCGGCGCCCG ggctcctggccaCCCGGGTGGAAGTGCCACTGCTGGGCATCGTCGTGGCTGGGGGGCTTGCCCTGGGCACCCTAGTGGGGTTCAGCACCTTGGTGGCGTGCCTGGTCTGCAGGAAAGAGAAGACCAAAG GCCCCTCCCGGCGCCCATCTCTGATCTCTAG TGACTCCAACAACCTGAAACTCAACAACGTGCGCCTGCCGCGGGAGAACATGTCCCTCCCGTCCAACCTGCAGCTCAACGACCTCACTCCGGATTGCAGAG CAGGGAAACCAGCAGACCAGCAGATGGCTCAGAATAGCAGCCGGCCAGAGCTTCTGGACCCAGAGCCCGGCGGCCTCCTCACCAGCCGAG AGGTGCTCCTGCCCAGAGCCTCCGCGGTCAGAGCTGTCCATCTTCTGTTGGGGCAAGGAG AAGTGTTAAGGACCTCGGATCAGCAGAGACGGGGAGGGACATTTCCAACACGAAAAACAGCCTCCATAAAGGCTGAGTCAGAAGAGAACTCCCAAGCCCTGTTTGGAGTGTGGCAAGCAGCTGGGTTTTGCGGTCCACATCTGGGAACTGTGGACGTGAGGGTCTTGGGGTGGAGACAGAGCAGCCAAATGGAAAATCTAAAGAGCCACGCTGCAGATTTACGCTTGGTGGCACTTCATCTTCTCACGTATCTGTTACCCTCGGAAGAGCCGAAGAGGTGA